TTAAGACTATAAATGAAGTACTTGGCGGAACCTGGAAACCCGGGAGCTATTGGGGACCGATGAGCGATGGCATAGTTGAATTGGCACCGTTGACTTCCTATGCACCGGAAGGCGCACAGGCTAAGATTGATGAAGCTAAGAAAGCCATAAACGACAGCTCATTAAAGATATTCAAAGGACCGTTAAAGGACAACACAGGTATTGAAAGAGTTAAAGAAGGCCAGGTTATGACTGATGACGAAGTTTGGAGCATGGACTGGTTCGTTGAAGGAGTAATAGGTAAGACCAACTAATACTTAAGAAGGATTGTGGTGAGCATGGATAAACTGAAGGAAGCAATAAGGATGGATAACATATCCAAATCATTCGGGAAGGTGCTGGCCAACAAGAACATCAATTTTGAAGCCCGAAGCGGCGAAATCCATGCTTTGCTGGGAGAAAACGGAGCAGGAAAAAGTACACTTATGAACATGCTATCAGGGATTTACACCCCTGATAGCGGTTCTATTTTTATTTATGGGAAAGAAGTTTCTTTTCATTCTCCCAAAGATTCCATCCGTGCAGGCATAGGAATGATACATCAGCATTTCAAGCTCATTGATGTTTTGACGGCAAGGGAAAGCATTATCCTGGGGGAAAAGGGCAGCTTTCTTTTAAACCCCAAGGCAGAATATGCAAAGATAAAGGAAGTTTGTGATACCTTCGGACTGGATATCGACCTGGATAAAAAGATATATGATATGTCCGTCGGTGAAAAGCAAAACGTTGAAATCATAAAGGTTCTCTATAGGGGAGCCAAGATACTTATAATGGATGAGCCTACGGCAGTTCTTACTCCCCAGGAAATTGAAAAGCTCTTTAAAATAATGGGCAACATGAAGGAGCAAGGCTGCACCATAATAATAATAACCCACAAAATGAACGAGGTTATGGCGGTGGCCGACAGGGTAACGGTTTTAAGGAGCGGTGAGACTGTGGGTACTGTTGTTAAAAATGAGACCAATCCCAAAGCCTTGACGGAGATGATGGTGGGACGTCCCATGGATTTATCCGTTAAAAGGCTGGAAACAAACATGGGAAAAATCATACTTAAAGTAAATAACCTGAGTGTATATGGCGAAGATAAGGTAAGGGCGCTTACAAACGTGTCCTTTAATATAGCCGAGGGAGAAATCCTCGGTGTTGCCGGAGTTGCAGGCAGCGGACAAAAAGAGCTGTGCGAAACAATAGCCGGCCTCTATCCTATTGAATCGGGAGAAATATATTACAAGGATCAAAATATCGTAGGCAAAAGTCCAAGGGATATTATAAACATGGGTATCAGCATGAGCTTTATTCCCGAAGACAGGTTGGGAATGGGCCTGGTGGCTTCCATGGACATGGTGGATAACCTGATACTCAAGGATTATCAGAATAAAAAAGGATTTTTGATAGACAGAAAACCGCCGGCAAAAAAAGCTGGGGAGATAATCGATAAGCTGGGTATTCAGACACCGGGAATTAATTTCCCCGTAAAAAAACTGTCGGGGGGAAACATCCAAAAAGTGCTCTTGGGCAGGGAACTGGAATCCGATCCCAAGCTTTTAATAACGGCATACCCGGTGAGGGGCTTGGATGTGGGAGCAACCTATACAATATACAACCTTTTAAATGATGAAAAGAAAAAGGGCGTAGCCATTTTATATATAGGTGAGGACCTGGACGTACTGTTGGAATTATGCGACAGGATAATGGTACTATGTGACGGAAAAGTAACGGGCATAGTGGATGCAAGGACAGCAACCAAGGAAGAAATCGGCCTTATGATGGCCGGAGAAATGGAGGGAGCTACTTTATGATAAGATTCGTAAAGAGAGCAGAAATATCAAAATTAAAAAGCACCTTAATACGCTTGTCAGCCATAATCCTCGCCCTCCTTTTATTTGCAATCTTTATATATTTAATATCGAAGGAAAATCCTTTTGAGGTATACGCATCCATGCTGAAAGGGGCATTTGGTTCAAGATACAGGTTCAATGAAGTGGTTATAAAGGCAGTTCCCCTTATAATTTCATCCTTAGGGATTGCCATAGCTTTTAAAATGAAGTTCTGGAATATAGGCGCCGAAGGGCAGATAATGATGGGAGCCTTTGCAGCAAGCTTTATAGCCCTTAAATTCCCTGGACTGCCCCAGATAGTAATGCTGACTGCAATGGTTATAGCAGGCGTATTGATGGGGGGGATATGGGCTCTCATTCCGGCATTCTTCAAGGCCCAGTGGAGAACCAACGAGACTATAGTTACATTGATGCTGAATTATGTGGCATTGAAATTTGTGACCTACCTTCAATACGGACCATGGAAGGATCCAAAGGCGACGGGCTTTCCGAAAATACCTAATTTTGTGGATGCAGCCATCCTTCCTAAAGTCTTAGGTATTCACATAGGGTGGATAATTGCTATAGTGCTGGCAATTGTCATGTATATAGTTATGACTCACAGCAAATTGGGCTATGAGGTTTCCGTAATAGGTGAAAGTGAAAGAACCGCACAATATGCAGGTATAGATATAAAAAAGACTATAATAACAGCCGTTTTAATAAGCGGAGGCTTGTGCGGCCTTACAGGAATGATTCAGGCATCGGCTGTAAGCAACACCTTAAATATTGAAGTTTCGGGGGGGCTGGGCTTCACAGCTATTATAACAACCTGGCTGTCCGGTCTTTCAGCGCCATTTATAGTTGTAGCTTCTTTTCTTTTTGCAGCGCTTTTACAGGGCGGGTCATACATTCAGACAGCCTTTAACATCCCCGCCTCCATAGCACTTATGCTGCAGGGAATTATACTGTTTTTCGTTTTAGGCAGCGAGTTTTTTATAAACTTCATGCCGGTTACTCAAAAGCAGCTTAATACTATGATAAAATTACAAGCTTCAGGCAAGGAGGGGAAATAACATGGATTATATAGCATCCTTTTTTGCCGCAGCAATTGTGGCAGGCACTCCTCTTTTATTTGCTACCTTAGGTGAGATAATAACCGAAAAAGCAGGCCTTACTAACTTAGGTGTTGAAGGTATGATGCTCATGGGAGCCGTAGGCGGCTTTCAGGCCGGGCTTTTAACCCAGAACCCGGTTATCGCAATTTTATCAGGAGCCCTTGGCGGAATGATAGGAGCATTGATATTTGCATTTTTGACCATAGAGCTTCGCGTAAACCAGATTGTTTGCGGACTGGCGCTCAGTATATTCGGTGAGGGCTTTGCAAGCTACATGGGTAAAATTCTGGGGGGGAAAATGGTACCTCAGGCCCTTAAGGCATATTTCATGCCCTATAAAATACCACTTTTAGGTGATATCCCATTCCTGGGAAGAATTTTCTTCAGCCAGGATCCTTACATCTATTTAGGATATATAATAGCAATACTATTAGGGCTATATCTTTACAAAACCCGGCCCGGCTTAACTTTGCGCTCCATCGGCGAAAACCCCGGAGCAGCCGACGCCGCGGGAATTAATATATCAAGATATAAATACATTCACACACTTTTAGGCGGTGCCTTATCAGGGTTAGGCGGTGCTTACCTCTCCTTGGTATACGTTCCTGCATGGCAGGAAGGCATAACGGCAGGAAGAGGCTGGATAGCCGTAGCCCTGGTTATATTTGCAACCTGGAACCCTTACAAAGCAATTTTAGGCTCTTACCTTTTCGGCGGCTTAGACATCATAGGCTTCAGATTGCAGGGCACAAAATTTGCAGTATCCCAGTACCTTATCGATATGCTTCCCTACATGGTAACCATATCCGTACTGGTTTTCGTTTCACTGAAAAAATCAAAGGACAACTCCCCTCCCGCGGCCTTGGGAACCCCTTACTTCCGCGAAGAGAGGTAACAAATTTGGGGATACAACTTTAGTTGTGTCTCCTTACACTTTTACGCTGAATTTTGAACACCCCTCTCGTTGTGTTCCAGTTCTGAAAGTTCTAAGGCTCCCTGCCTTGAAAATGCAAGAATTTTTAAACTTCCTTCCGCTCAGACAATCTAAAATTCTAAGCAATATCTTTGGCAGCGTCGCCAAGAACTTTCAAAGAACTCTCACAATGCTATGGCGTTGTTCAAAATTCAGCGTCCTAAAATGTACATCTACAGCCTCTGACTATATTAACAGCAGTCAGGGGCTATTTACGTTGTATTCCTTTCCATATACAAGTTTGCTACTTTGGATATAATTGAATATAATAAATACTGATATCATTTCAAGCTTTTGACTGTATTAATTGCCATCTAAACGGAATTGTGTAGAATCTATATAGAACAAGCAAATGAAAATTGCTATGATATCAGTAAAGACGGAGTTATAGCGGAATGTTCATGTGGCTGTTAACCTCTATACTTGGGTTAGAGTGTAAATGATGTTTGTTTATAAATAAAAGAATCTTTAAAGTTGAGATGGCGTGATATGATGAATGGACATTGCGAAAGGACTGTAGAAGCTGTTAACGAAGCGGAGGAAAGCTGGAGTCATTATATGAGTGATAGAGATGTTTATAAGAAAGATTAAAATAATCTGACTTTATAATTTATGTAACTTCTGCCTTCATTTGCAAAGCTGGAAATAACAAAGCTGGAAATAATAGCGTAAAGGCCGTGTTTCTGTTAGCGAAGTACATGAAGCATAAGTCATTGTCTGAGCGATAGCGTATAAATTGAGGACATTCCTCAATAAAAAGAGGAGTGTCCCCTAACCTTAAACATACGAGTTTTACAGACACTAGGAATTAGAGCGTAATTGACGGCTTAAAAATGAAAACAGAGGGGTAAGGAGAGAACTAAAATGGAGAGGAAAGATTATGTTGTATTGGGGATAGAGTCAAGCTGCGACGAGACCTCGGCGGCAGTTGTTAAGGGCGGCAGAGAGCTCCTTTCAAATATAATATCGACACAGATAGAGCTGCATAAAAAGTTCGGAGGAGTAGTGCCGGAGGTAGCGTCAAGGAAACATGTGGAGCTTATAAATGTGGTTATACAGGAAGCCTTGGATAAAGCGGGAGTGACCCTTAATGATGTGGATATTATAGGAGCGACTTACGGGCCTGGACTGGTAGGAGCCCTTTTGGTAGGGCTTTCGACGGCAAAGGCACTAAGCTTTGCTGCAAAGAAAAAATTTGTAGGCGTAAACCACATAGAGGGCCATATATGTGCTAATTTTCTGGCACATAAAGAGCTGGAGCCTCCTTTTGTGTGTCTGGTGGTGTCAGGAGGCCATACCAATATAGTTTACATCGAAGATTACGGAAAATTTGAAATAATGGGAAGAACCAGAGATGACGCTGCAGGAGAAGCCTATGATAAAATTGCCAGGGCATTGGGACTGGGCTATCCGGGAGGTCCGGTAATTGATAAACTGGCGCTTCAGGGCAACAAGGATGCCGTTAACTTCCCCAGAATAAACCTTGATAAAAGCCTTGATTTCAGCTTCAGCGGATTAAAGACCTCTGTTTTAAATTATATAAATAAGCTTAATATGGTAGGCACAAAGATAATAGTTGAGGATGTTGCCGCAGCCTTTCAAGAGGCGGTGGTGGACGTTCTTGTGGATAAGACAATAAATGCCGCCATTTTGAAAAAAAGCAAAATAATTGGAATTGCCGGCGGAGTTGCGTCAAATTCAAGACTGAGAGAAAAATTCATGGAGAAGGCTAAGATACACGATATACAAATATTTTTTCCACCTCCCATATTGTGCACCGATAATGCAGCTATGATCGCTTCGGCAGCATATTACGAATATGTAAACGGAAGGGAATCGGATATGAGTCTTAACGCAAACCCTTCATTAAGGCTGGGTCAGCGGTAAGGCATATTTTGTATATGCAATTAGTGTATAATCTATAATTTTGTATTATGTAAACAGATTATGAGTAAATTTTAAAGAATGGTTGTTAAAAACTCAATTGTGGATAGTGTGAAAATAGTCATAAAATTAGAAAGTTCTAGTGTGGATATCTGTGGATAACTGTGTGGATAATGTGGATGGACTGCATTAACATAACAAAAAAAATTTATTTACGACATATTTTATGTGTACCAAAGTATACTGAGAAATTATGCATATGCATTAAAAAGAGGTAAAAAATGAAAACCGCACCTTATGATTATATACTTAAAACCATTGATAATACTAATATCTTGCCTGTAACCTCCAAATGCATCACCGGGTGTATATTCTGCAGTCATAAGAATAATCCTGCGGATATTGTTACATTTTGTATGCCAAATTTGTCGTCAAACCAAATTAAGGATTTATGTGAGTTTTTAGATAAGAATAAAAGGATCGTAATAGGTGAATCAGCCAGCAGAATAATAGAGGGAGAACCTTTCTTAAGGGAGGATTTATTAGATATACTTTACTATATAAGAAATAAATTCAAAAACACCCCCATAGTAATAACTACAAGCGGTAACCAGCTGACAAAAGAAAAAATAAGAAAATTAAAGGAATTTGAGCCTATAGAAATCAATTTATCTTTAAACAGCTCAACAAAAATCGGCAGAGAACTTCTTTTTAAAGGAAAGCACCATGAAAATGCTGTCATAGCACCAAAGCATTTAAGTGATGCAGGTGTAGCTTTTAACGGCAGCCTGGTAGCAATGCCTGACATAGCGGGCTATGAGGATATAGAAGAGACTGTTTCCTTTTTAAGCGAAAGCGGAGCACAGACTGTAAGGGTATATGTTCCCGGCTTTTCAAAGTTTAGTGAGTATGATGCGGATTTCTTTGAAATAAGAGAACGCTTAAATATTATAGCAGACAGGGTCCATGAAAAGTACAGGGTACCTATACTTGTGGAACCCCCGGAAATAAATAATCTTACTCCTGCCATAGCCGGTGTTATTAGAAATTCCCCTGCCCAAATCTGTGGCATGGAAAAAGGGGACATAGTATTAAAAGTAAATGACTATAAGCCTCAGTCCAGAGTGGATGCCTATAACCGCATATATAAAGATCAAAATCCCAAAGTAACCATAAAAAGAAAAAATTGTGAATTTAAAGCTACAATAATAAAGGAAGGTGACGCATCGGCAGGCGCAGTATTTTATTACGACCTTCACCCCGATACCATAAGAAGCATTGATAAATCCATAAAAAGATGCAATGCTAAAAAACCCGTTATTATAACGTCCCGCCTGGCCTATAAGGCTATTGAATCAGGCATAAAGAATATGTCCATGTTCGGTGACGGTCATATTAATATTTTGGCTGTGGATAATAAGTACTTCGGCGGCACTATAATGTGCGCAGGGCTTCTAACGGTGGATGACATAATTGATAAACTATCAGCTTCCAAAGAAGAGTATGATTTAATAATTCTCCCGGCCGCTCCATTTGATTTGAGTGGCTATGACCTTACAGGCCATAACTTTGAAGAAATACAGGATAAGCTAAATATTAGAGCAATAATAGCCGAATAGCACTAAAAAGCCATTTTACGGCAATTTGTAAATTTATAAACATAAAAATTTTTATTTTTATAAATTTTTTTATTTAATTATGGAGGAAATAGTAAATTTTTGAAGAATATTACCATAATTATAAAAATTTACAAGGGGAATATGTCATGGACTTCAATGATGAAAACTCGGCAATAATGTTTGAATTATTAAGCAACATTTTATTTTATCCGGCACCCATTGGAAAGTCAGATGAGATATATACTATGCTTTTAAGGCAATTCATAACCGCCTTCAAAGGCGAAATGGGTTTCATGCATTTGTTCAAAAACAGCAGCCTTAAGCTGGACGAGGACCTTATAACATACTACAATGTTCCCCGGGATTACATGGATATATTGATTCGCAACAAGGATAAGGTTTCTATAGAATTGGACAAAGTATTTTCACAGGGTAAATGCTATCTTTTAGATGAGAACGGTGGAAGTCAATATGAATTAAATGCCATGAGGAAGAAATATAAAATTGTATATTCCGTTACTGTGCCCATGTGGCTGGAAGATAAACTGACAGGGATAGTATATATTGCCTCAACAAAGAAAAATTTTGCCTTTGAAGACCGCATAGATTTCATGAAGGATTGCTGCAACAGGGCAGCAGCCGTTCTTAAAATACGCGCTGAATTTTTTTCCATTTATGACAGCCTTCTTCATGTGGAAAAAATGAATGCCTTAAACGTATTGACCGGCGGTATCGCCCATGAGTTTAACAATGTGCTGACTCCTATCCTGGGATTTTCACAGATGCTTATTAAAAAGCTGGATGATCCCAATTTAAAAATATATGCCCAAATGATAGAACAAAGTGCCAGGGACGGGGCTATGATTGTCAAAAGGGTAAATGAATTCACTAGAAAAGAGGCGGCTGGAGAAAAAGAACCCTGTGATATAAACGATTTGATATTAAAGAGCATTTACATGGTTCATCCCCAGTGGAAGGAAGAAGAATTGACTGCAGGTAAAAAGGTTTCGATATACACCGAATTAAAGGCCAGCGGGTATGTATACTGCAACTGCTGTGAAATCAGGGATGTAATAACCAATCTTCTCATAAACGCCTTCGATGCTATTGAAACCACAGGCAAAATAACAGTAAAAAGCTGGGATGAGGACGACAACGTATGCTTTGTTATAGAGGACGACGGCATAGGCATGAGCGATGAAGTCTTGGAAAAAATATTCACGCCTTTTTTCACTACTAAAACCAAGAGAGGCACCGGTCTTGGCCTATCTATCGCCCACAACATAATCGCCGGCTATTTCGGCACTATCAACGCTTACAGCATCCCCGGCTACGGCACCCAAATGGTCGTCAAACTCCCCCTTTATAATCCACCGGCACATGATGCAACCTAGACTGCTTAGAAAAAATAAGCTTATCAAACTTAGGGGATTAAGTACAAACTAATGTACCAGCAGATATGATGAACAAAACATTGCGCAGTGACTGCAGAGGCTGTTAACGAGGTAATTTTGCATAGTCTATTAGTAACGAAGACTAGTAGATGTGATAGTAAGCCAAAAGAGATAGCGGAATGTCCGTGTGCCTGTTAACGAAGGACAGGCAACATAAGTCATTGTTTGAGCGATAGCGAGTTATGACTTATGTCCTGGCCGAGTTTTACAGACACTAGGACATGCAGCGTTCTGAAGGTTTACTATCAATCGCATTGTTAAACTAAAGTTTCCCACTGCTCGTATAGGGAAGAGAGCTTAGATTCTAAATTTTTAAGTTCATCGTTAATCTCCTGGCACTTCACCGGATCCGAGTAAATGGTATCCAGACAGAGGAACTCGTGGAGCTCGGCAATGCGAGCTTCGCAAGAAGAGATATCCTCTTCAATGGACTTTATGATTTCTTTCTCTTTTTTCTCCCTTTGAGCCTGCTCCTTTAATTTGCGTTTTTCTTCCTTCATGGCGGTCTTGGTCATGCCGGGCAAAATTTGGGGCTGCTCAATAAACCTGGTGGGCCTGCCTTTTTTCTCAAGATAATATGAGTAGTTTCCAGGGTATTCCGTCGTGCCTGCCAAGCCTTCAAGATAAACAATGCGGTTTACCACCTTGTTTAAAAAATACCTGTCATGAGAAATTGTGAGTATGGTTCCGTCATAATTTAAAAGAGCATTCTCCAAGGCTTCCTTCGATATTATATCAAGATGATTTGTAGGTTCATCCAGCAGAAGAAAATTTGCCTGGGACAGCATGAGCTTAACTAAAGCCACACGGCTTTTTTCTCCTCCGCTAAGCGTGCTTATGCTCTTAAAAGCATCCTCTCCCGGGAAGAGAAAGGCGCCTAAAATTGTGCGAAGCTTTGTTTGTGTCAGGTCTGGATATGTATCCCATACCTCATCAATAACTGTTTTATTTACATCCAAATCCGACTGTTCCTGATCGTAATATCCTATCTTAACGTTGCGCCCTAAGTTAATATGGCCGGAATCGGGATTTAAAGCTCCCATAATCATCTTAAACAGCGTAGTCTTTCCCGTTCCGTTAGGGCCGATTAGCGCCACCCTTTCACCCTTTTTAAGATAAAGGTCTAAATTATTAAAAAGGGTTCTTGTTCCGAAGGATTTGGAGAGATTTTCGGCATCCAATACGTCATTGCCGCTTTTTATCCTTACCTCAAAGCTCATTTTTGCTGCTTCGGGATCGTTATCCGGCCGGTCAATGCGCTCGATTTTCTCCAATGCCTTTTCACGGCTTTCAGCCTGCTTGATGCTTTTTTCCCTGTTGTAGGACCTGAAGCGTTCAATTATAGCTTCCTGTCTTGCAATTTCCTTTTGCTGAAGATTATACTGCTTGTAGAGGTTCTCTTTTCTTACTTCTCTTTCCCGCACATAATATGAATAATTGCCGTTGTATTCATCCAGCCTGTTGTTGCCAAGCTCATAGGTTTTGTTGGTCACAATATCAAGAAAGAACCTGTCGTGGGAAATAATAAAAAGGCACCCTCTGTAAGCCTTTAAAAAATCCTCCAGCCATTCCACCGCATCTAAATCCAAATGGTTTGTAGGTTCATCAAGCAAGAGAATATCCGGTTTTGTAAGCAGAAGCTTTCCTAAGGCAACTCTGGTTTTTTGACCTCCGCTTAAAATATTTATCCCTTTATCAAAATCCTCGGCTGTAAAGCCCAGCCCTATAAGCACACCTTTGGAGAAGCTTCCGTAACCATAGCCGTCACGGCGGGTGAATTCATCCTGAAGGTTTGAGTATTCCGTCATAAGCCTTTCATGATATTCAGTGTCTGCCATGTTCTTTTCGTCGGCTATCATAATTTCAAGCTCTCTTAGACGGGCTTCCATCTTGACTAAATCATCATACACAGTTAAAACTTCCTCAATGACCGTCCTTGAGGAATCAAGGGACATGTTCTGAGGGAGATATCCAAGAGATATATCTTTAGCGGTATATTTATCGCCTGAATCGGCAATAATTTCACCGATTATTATTTTAAACAATGTTGATTTTCCGGCGCCGTTTACGCCTACAAGTCCTATTTTATCTCCTTCCTGCATACTGAAGGAGATATTTTCCAGTATGGTATTTGTACCATAAGCTTTGCAGATATTATTACAAGAGAGGACAATCAAAAATATCACCTCCGATAGATATTATAACAAAAATTTAGCTTTTCTAAGGCTCTTTTAACATGTATAATAATTCTATCAAATAATAAATGTAAAATAAATATTTAAAATTATTCTTAAAAAATGATAAATTAATACTAAAGAGGTCGAAATTTTTGTATTGTAGTGTATAATAATTATTAGTGTATAATATTTATGATGAATGAATCGGAGATTCATTTCCTCATGAAATTTTCTATGAGGATTTCATGATATGTAAATAATCCTTAATATATAGGAGGTGGATGAAATTGGGCGATAAAAGACAAATATCCATGGCAGTAGTCAGGAGGCTCCCCAAGTATCACAGATATTTACTTGAACTTATAAGAAACGATGTGGACAGAATATCATCTAAGGAATTAAGCGACAGAATAGGTTTCACAGCATCTCAAATAAGGCAGGACCTTAATAATTTCGGAGACTTTGGCCAGCAGGGATATGGTTATAATGTTAAGGACCTTTACAATGAAATAAGCAATATTTTGGGGCTCCATGCAAACTACAACATGGTTATAGCCGGTGCCGGAAATTTAGGTCAGGCAATTGCCGGTTATTCAAATTTTGAGAAAGAGGGGTTCAGGGTTAAGGCTTTATTTGACATAAATCCGAAGCTTATTGGACTCAGTATAAGGGATATAGAGATATTTGACATAGATAATCTCAGAAATTATCTTCATGACAACAAAGTAGACATAGGTATAATATGTACTCCCCGTGTTCAGGCTCAGAAAGTAGCCGATGTAATGGTTAAAAACGGCATCACTGCCATTTGGAACTTTGCCCCTACTGACCTTGATGTACCCAGAGGTGTAATAGTTGAGAACGTACATCTGTTAGACAGCCTTCTTACTCTCACATACAGAGTAAATGAACCTAAATTGCTTGATTACATTAATAAGGACCCTGAAGAAATAGTAGAAGAAGAGTAATGTTTTTAAATTAATAAAAGAAGGACTCCGGTTGAGGAGTCCTTTTCGTCAGGTCGGAGGTAAGCGCTTTGAAGGTTTACGGACTCATAGGAAGAAGCGGAAGCGGAAAAAGCCACAGGGCACAGCAAGTATCCAAAGAATACAATATTGAATATATAATCGATGACGGCCTTTTGATAAACGGCAACAAGGTTATAGCCGGCAAATCGGCAAAAAAAGAAAGCACAAAATTAGGCGCTGTTAAAAGAGCTGTGTTTAATGATAAGGAACACATGGAAATCATGAAAAAGGCTCTTTTGGAATACAGCCCTGAAAAAGTCCTTATATTAGGAACCTCGGACAGCATGGTGGAGAGAATTGCACAAAAACTGGGACTTCCTGAAATAACCCAAAAAATATATATAGAAGATATAGCAACCCAGAGGGAAATTGATATTGCGACCAGAATAAGAAAAGAGCAGGGAAAGCATGTCATTCCCGTGCCTACCTTTGCCATAAAAAAGGATTTTTCCGGATATTTTATAGATTCCATAAAAGGCTTAACCAAAAAAGACAGGGAAACATCCGACGATATGGAAAAGACTGTTGTTCGGCCTACCTTCAGCTATCTTGGCAAATACACCATAGCAAACAGTGTGATAAAATCCATGGTATCCTGTGGAGCTATGAAAATTCCCGGTGTTCACAAAGTACTTAAAGTAACTGTTGAAAATACCAATGATGAGCTTATCATTTCCATGGACATATCTATAGACTACGGAACAATACTTCCACAAATAGCCGCAAGGGTTAAAGAAAGCGTCAAAAATGATATTGAATATATGACTGCCTTTAATATTTCCGAGATAAACATATATATAAAATCAATCAATATTGAGACAACTTAAGAATTTACCAACCAAAGACCGATGACCGGTCTTTTTTTATTTCAAATAAACGAATATTTAAAGCCTGCGGCTTGTATTATTTTATAGAAATAATTTTGGAGGATGAGCCATGAAAAAAATTAATTCCAGGGTTCCTATAGCAGTACTCATATCAGTAATGTTAATATTTTTAAATATTTCCATAATAAGATACGTGAGAGAAATTACAGGAAATAATATAAAAAGTGTAATGGGCGGTACAATAATCAAGGAAGGATTATTCGGGCTTGAAGTTTTTGATGGGGCCGACAGTAAAAAGGAAGATGATTACATACAGAGATTCTTTCGGCCGTCAAAGGAAAAAGTAATGGATAAAAAGTATTTTTTTAACAAGGAAGGGGCTGAGCTGCCTAAAGTATTTCAGGCATCCAATGATGTAGTCAGGGCATATTTTGATATTATAAGCGATGCAGCCAATATGGGAAGCAAAAAAGGAGGCATGGGAAGCATAGGATACGGCACCGCACCTTATCCCGAAGCCTATAAGCTTTTGTCCGAGGATAAAAAGAAAGCCATGACTTATGAAAGCTTCCTTAAATCCTTTGAAAGTATAGGTCATATCAATCTTTTAAAAATGGCCGAAGGCCCTTCGGTAAAATCAGAAAACAGCATAAGCCCGCGGTATTTTGTGGAGATTGAGACAATAGAAGGCTCCGACACATTGGGCAAAACCTATTTTGCCTATTATTACGGTTATATA
This genomic window from Oxobacter pfennigii contains:
- a CDS encoding ABC transporter ATP-binding protein, coding for MDKLKEAIRMDNISKSFGKVLANKNINFEARSGEIHALLGENGAGKSTLMNMLSGIYTPDSGSIFIYGKEVSFHSPKDSIRAGIGMIHQHFKLIDVLTARESIILGEKGSFLLNPKAEYAKIKEVCDTFGLDIDLDKKIYDMSVGEKQNVEIIKVLYRGAKILIMDEPTAVLTPQEIEKLFKIMGNMKEQGCTIIIITHKMNEVMAVADRVTVLRSGETVGTVVKNETNPKALTEMMVGRPMDLSVKRLETNMGKIILKVNNLSVYGEDKVRALTNVSFNIAEGEILGVAGVAGSGQKELCETIAGLYPIESGEIYYKDQNIVGKSPRDIINMGISMSFIPEDRLGMGLVASMDMVDNLILKDYQNKKGFLIDRKPPAKKAGEIIDKLGIQTPGINFPVKKLSGGNIQKVLLGRELESDPKLLITAYPVRGLDVGATYTIYNLLNDEKKKGVAILYIGEDLDVLLELCDRIMVLCDGKVTGIVDARTATKEEIGLMMAGEMEGATL
- the tsaD gene encoding tRNA (adenosine(37)-N6)-threonylcarbamoyltransferase complex transferase subunit TsaD, which translates into the protein MERKDYVVLGIESSCDETSAAVVKGGRELLSNIISTQIELHKKFGGVVPEVASRKHVELINVVIQEALDKAGVTLNDVDIIGATYGPGLVGALLVGLSTAKALSFAAKKKFVGVNHIEGHICANFLAHKELEPPFVCLVVSGGHTNIVYIEDYGKFEIMGRTRDDAAGEAYDKIARALGLGYPGGPVIDKLALQGNKDAVNFPRINLDKSLDFSFSGLKTSVLNYINKLNMVGTKIIVEDVAAAFQEAVVDVLVDKTINAAILKKSKIIGIAGGVASNSRLREKFMEKAKIHDIQIFFPPPILCTDNAAMIASAAYYEYVNGRESDMSLNANPSLRLGQR
- a CDS encoding DUF512 domain-containing protein; the encoded protein is MKTAPYDYILKTIDNTNILPVTSKCITGCIFCSHKNNPADIVTFCMPNLSSNQIKDLCEFLDKNKRIVIGESASRIIEGEPFLREDLLDILYYIRNKFKNTPIVITTSGNQLTKEKIRKLKEFEPIEINLSLNSSTKIGRELLFKGKHHENAVIAPKHLSDAGVAFNGSLVAMPDIAGYEDIEETVSFLSESGAQTVRVYVPGFSKFSEYDADFFEIRERLNIIADRVHEKYRVPILVEPPEINNLTPAIAGVIRNSPAQICGMEKGDIVLKVNDYKPQSRVDAYNRIYKDQNPKVTIKRKNCEFKATIIKEGDASAGAVFYYDLHPDTIRSIDKSIKRCNAKKPVIITSRLAYKAIESGIKNMSMFGDGHINILAVDNKYFGGTIMCAGLLTVDDIIDKLSASKEEYDLIILPAAPFDLSGYDLTGHNFEEIQDKLNIRAIIAE
- a CDS encoding ABC transporter permease; its protein translation is MIRFVKRAEISKLKSTLIRLSAIILALLLFAIFIYLISKENPFEVYASMLKGAFGSRYRFNEVVIKAVPLIISSLGIAIAFKMKFWNIGAEGQIMMGAFAASFIALKFPGLPQIVMLTAMVIAGVLMGGIWALIPAFFKAQWRTNETIVTLMLNYVALKFVTYLQYGPWKDPKATGFPKIPNFVDAAILPKVLGIHIGWIIAIVLAIVMYIVMTHSKLGYEVSVIGESERTAQYAGIDIKKTIITAVLISGGLCGLTGMIQASAVSNTLNIEVSGGLGFTAIITTWLSGLSAPFIVVASFLFAALLQGGSYIQTAFNIPASIALMLQGIILFFVLGSEFFINFMPVTQKQLNTMIKLQASGKEGK
- a CDS encoding ABC transporter permease translates to MDYIASFFAAAIVAGTPLLFATLGEIITEKAGLTNLGVEGMMLMGAVGGFQAGLLTQNPVIAILSGALGGMIGALIFAFLTIELRVNQIVCGLALSIFGEGFASYMGKILGGKMVPQALKAYFMPYKIPLLGDIPFLGRIFFSQDPYIYLGYIIAILLGLYLYKTRPGLTLRSIGENPGAADAAGINISRYKYIHTLLGGALSGLGGAYLSLVYVPAWQEGITAGRGWIAVALVIFATWNPYKAILGSYLFGGLDIIGFRLQGTKFAVSQYLIDMLPYMVTISVLVFVSLKKSKDNSPPAALGTPYFREER